From the genome of Perca flavescens isolate YP-PL-M2 chromosome 12, PFLA_1.0, whole genome shotgun sequence, one region includes:
- the LOC114564922 gene encoding junctophilin-1 isoform X2 — translation MTGGRFDFDDGGTYCGGWEDGKAHGQGVCTGPKGQGEYSGSWSNGFEVVGVYTWPSGNVYQGYWAQGKRHGLGVETKGRWIYRGEWTHGFKGRYGVRQSLNTPARYEGTWSNGLQDGYGVETYGDGEIHVIRQTTLLEKPTFSLYLVFGGIQTSTN, via the exons ATGACGGGCGGTCGGTTCGACTTTGACGATGGTGGCACCTACTGCGGAGGCTGGGAGGATGGCAAAGCCCACGGCCAGGGTGTGTGCACCGGGCCCAAGGGCCAGGGCGAGTACTCGGGCTCGTGGTCCAACGGTTTCGAGGTGGTCGGTGTCTACACCTGGCCCAGCGGGAACGTGTATCAGGGCTACTGGGCGCAAGGGAAACGTCACGGACTCGGCGTAGAAACCAAGGGGAGGTGGATTTACCGGGGAGAGTGGACTCACGGGTTCAAGGGCCGCTATGGAGTCCGTCAGAGCCTTAATACACCGGCCAGGTACGAGGGCACCTGGAGTAACGGACTGCAGGACGGATATGGCGTGGAGACGTACGGTGATGGAG aGATTCATGTGATAAGGCAGACAACCCTTTTGGAGAAGCCTACATTTTCTCTATATTTGGTTTTTGGAGGAATCCAAACATCAACCAATTAA